The genomic segment TTAGGTTTAGTATTACCGATGGAAACTGTAACAGCGTATGTTGTACCTTTTACTTGGCTATTGCCTATCCTCCTTTGGTCGACAATGGGAACAAATGAATCGTATTATCGTACCCATTCATTGGTTTTTACAGCGGTGTATCCCGTTCGCAATACATTTGTCGGAGTATGGCTGGCTGGAATTATCGTTGCATATTTGACGGGCAGTGGGGCGCTCATTCATTTTCTTATTGCAGGAGAATGGGACAGTTTAATGGCCATGGGCGTTGGTGGATTGTTTATACCTACTTTAGCTGTGGCATTAGGGATATGGTCGGGGAATAGCAAGCTGTTTCAAGTAGTATTTATGCTGCTATGGTATCTGGGCCCCTTTAACAAGTGGGATGCTTTGGATTTTATAGGGTCGACACCGGAAGGTCTGGAGCGAGGGATATATGTGTATTACCTGCTAGCTACTATTATTTTGCTGATATTGGCCGTCATGGGTAGAGCGCGTCAAGCGAAAATGTATAGTTAATAGGAGTTAAAGCGTCAAAGCACAGGGATGTGCTTCTGACGCTTTTTTGGTCTGATTTTTCATGTAAGGGGCGCAGCGTATGAGGATGAAGGAGCTGGCGTTATTGAACAGCCAATTCCATAAAATTGTTTGCTGCCAGCCGAACGGCTAGCACACTTCCCGTATTGAGGGAGTTATCGAAATAAAGGACATGATTGTTTTTGACCGCCGCAAGCGATTGCCATACTGCCAGCTTCTCGTTTTGCTTAACAGCCGCTTTTGCCACCTCTATATCATGCTGAAAAATAATATAGTCAGGGTTCATATCGGATAGAGCCTCTACGGATAGCACATCGTTGTCAGCGGGATATCCTTTCGGCACTAGCAAGCCAAAACCAGTCGTTTCATTGTAATACATCGTATTGTTTGTGCCTTGTGCAATAAAAGTGCCATCATCGCCAACCCGCAGCAGAGCGAACGTTTTATCTTTCAAAGCGCCAAGCTGCTGCTTGGATTGTTCAATGGCCGCCTTCGTTTCCTTAATATATTGCTCAGCCAATTCCTCTTTGCCTACAATTTGGGCACTAAGCAAGGTAGCTTCTTCCCAGGTGTCTGCGTAATTGATTTGAACAACTGGCGCGATTTTGCTCAATTCGTCATATAGGGCGTCTATATGTCCTTTAAAGGTCACAATGACATCCGGATTCGCCTCGATAATCTTCTCTAGATTAAGCTCGCGTCCGCTACCCAAATCAATAACATCGGCTGTATCGGCATAAGGCTTCAGCGTAGCGTATTCTGCGAGCGCACTTGCCGCACTGCCGGACGCGATAGGAGGTGTATCCAAGGCAAAAAAGTAGTCCAAATACAAAGGATGAAGCACCGCTATCCGCTTCGGCTGCTCCTCAAGCACAATGTCATGGCCCGCACCATCGGTAATGGTTCTTGGCCAAGTGGCAGAGGCTTCGGCAGGGCTTTCTTTCGCTGCGCCTGCATCTGAGGCCAGTGCACTTTCAGAAGGAGAGGGACTACTTGCATTTGAAGAAAGGTCGTTGTCTGTGGGCTGATTATTTCCGCTTGCACCGGAACAACCGGCGAAGAGAGCGGTCAATATAAAAAGAGAAACAAGGAGCCCGAGCAGTTTATTCATGAGGAATCCTCCGGATTAAGTGTGTGATTTTGTATAAAGATGCTTCATTAAATCGCGATTTTTTTGAGTGAACAGGTCGTTGTGCGAGGAGATCATCCCGTTAGCACTAGCATCTGGCGTTACAAACTGCTTGGCTTTATTGACGGCATTGGCGGCATCCTGGAATGCTCCCGCAATGAGGTGCAGCTTGCCTTCATGATGCAAAATATCGCCAGCAGCATAGAGACCCGGCACAGAGGTTTCGCTCAATGGTGTTCCCGCAACCTGATAATTGAGCAGCTCGATATTGATGCTGCTGTTGCCAAGCAATTCCTTGTCGCGCTCGTAGCCATGGTTGATGATAACCTCATCGATTGCCAGCTTGAATAAGGTTTCCCCTTCATTCTGGTTCAGAAGCACGGTTTCGATCCGGCTATGGTCCTCCGTTGCGATCAGCTTATCGATGGTGCTGTTAAGCAAGCATTCCACGCCATTTTTTTGCAGACGGGTCACATCCGCTTCATGGCCCTTTAAAGCATCTTTCCGGTAGGTCAAATAAACCTTCTTGGCAATATGCGCGAGCTCATTGGCCCAGTCCACCGCAGAATGGCCGCCGCCTGAGATCAATACGGTTTTATCCTTAAAGCGGGCCAATGATTTGACGGTGTAGTGCAGGTTGGTGACCTCGAAGCGTTCTGCCCCTTCAATCTCCAGCTTAATGGGCTTCAAAATGCCCCCGCCAACCGCGAGCAGCACCGCTTTGGACAGATGCGTCTGACGGCTAGCTGTATGAAGAACAAAGTGCCCTGCTTCGTTTTGGTCAATCGAGGTGACCTTCTCGCCAAGCACGACCTCTGGATGGAAGGTCATCCCTTGTGTGACCATCTGGTCAATCAGCTGTGCTCCCAGTAGAGGAGTCACACCTCCTACGTCCCAGATCATTTTTTCGGGATATACATGAACTTTGCCGCCAAGCTGGGGCTGAAATTCAATAATCTTGGTTTTCATTTCCCGCAGCCCGCTGTAAAAGGCTCCGAACAATCCGGCGGGACCGCC from the Paenibacillus sp. BIHB 4019 genome contains:
- a CDS encoding iron-siderophore ABC transporter substrate-binding protein, with product MNKLLGLLVSLFILTALFAGCSGASGNNQPTDNDLSSNASSPSPSESALASDAGAAKESPAEASATWPRTITDGAGHDIVLEEQPKRIAVLHPLYLDYFFALDTPPIASGSAASALAEYATLKPYADTADVIDLGSGRELNLEKIIEANPDVIVTFKGHIDALYDELSKIAPVVQINYADTWEEATLLSAQIVGKEELAEQYIKETKAAIEQSKQQLGALKDKTFALLRVGDDGTFIAQGTNNTMYYNETTGFGLLVPKGYPADNDVLSVEALSDMNPDYIIFQHDIEVAKAAVKQNEKLAVWQSLAAVKNNHVLYFDNSLNTGSVLAVRLAANNFMELAVQ
- a CDS encoding NAD(P)/FAD-dependent oxidoreductase; translation: MNEQELYDLTIIGGGPAGLFGAFYSGLREMKTKIIEFQPQLGGKVHVYPEKMIWDVGGVTPLLGAQLIDQMVTQGMTFHPEVVLGEKVTSIDQNEAGHFVLHTASRQTHLSKAVLLAVGGGILKPIKLEIEGAERFEVTNLHYTVKSLARFKDKTVLISGGGHSAVDWANELAHIAKKVYLTYRKDALKGHEADVTRLQKNGVECLLNSTIDKLIATEDHSRIETVLLNQNEGETLFKLAIDEVIINHGYERDKELLGNSSINIELLNYQVAGTPLSETSVPGLYAAGDILHHEGKLHLIAGAFQDAANAVNKAKQFVTPDASANGMISSHNDLFTQKNRDLMKHLYTKSHT